A region of Brevundimonas sp. NIBR10 DNA encodes the following proteins:
- a CDS encoding calcium-binding protein, which translates to MAAGSIFENDYVYSWSGGSGANAGAALAEASGLVGGQNYVSVVARAGAGGHGGPGSNAVGNVSVNGAATFGGIGGNGGRAGNGGEATARLMDSRFEGTGGERFSVAIYTLSQGGSGGVAGFGGAGGNGQVPGRSGLNTQAGVGGSARTVVSGNSVTGNFSQSYIQVNASGASGGSGAATAESGTSPSGYREESDAATAGGAGGNAYATFTGNTITGSADANQLSIQVGAFAPGGGQGGYVGSNLPRMPDGRPGEGRAEITGNTIDMGGGDDVLTFEMVAQGNVDLVFSGNTLRGGDGIDTLNFSARRHDLAGAIVGGVALDLGANTVSGFENVVGSVYADTLRGDAATNVLAGGDGADALFGQAGDDILNGGQGDDTLDGGAGLDRVVFSQDRAAYTVTISSDGRTVTVDGPEGRDVLTRVERLQFRDQVVEVAIPSETLTGSAGSDTLAGDVGDDVLIGGGGADTLTGGAGADVFRYLAASDSTAAASDTITDFVAGIDRIDLTALNPSSVSIARLAGGGTVVFAETAGGAFQTFVAGASLNGGDFVFNGGFGVFVIGSEGADVIQGTAVPDPLVGNGGDDVITGGAGADAIAGGAGRDVFRYVSRGDSNQQTGFDNLYDFTSGEDRLDLTLLNASSISILRTDNGSSFIYAETAAGVFLTTAANRTVQATDITYGSGPNGVGGFGIYLVGSGVDDVLVGTSLADPIAGGAGNDTITGGGGADAMFGDGGADTFVYLSASDSTAAASDGIFGFVSGTDRLDLRAVRTGAADTFGIAYLSGGSYLFVDLGGNGTSDLVIGLAGTTLIASDILWNTGAIGEEPGVKAAGPEVLPVGDDGELFDGEMSLDPSPMTRGWMLDLEGARISHRYDWCL; encoded by the coding sequence ATGGCAGCAGGGAGCATTTTCGAGAATGACTACGTCTATTCCTGGAGTGGGGGGTCGGGAGCCAACGCAGGCGCAGCCTTGGCTGAGGCCAGCGGCCTGGTCGGGGGTCAGAACTACGTGTCGGTGGTGGCTCGGGCCGGAGCCGGAGGCCATGGCGGACCCGGCAGCAATGCGGTCGGCAACGTCTCTGTAAATGGCGCGGCGACCTTCGGCGGCATCGGCGGCAACGGCGGGCGTGCTGGCAACGGCGGCGAGGCCACCGCACGCCTGATGGATTCGCGCTTTGAAGGAACCGGCGGCGAGCGGTTCTCGGTCGCCATCTACACCCTATCTCAGGGCGGCAGCGGCGGTGTCGCAGGATTTGGCGGCGCTGGCGGCAACGGCCAGGTTCCCGGGCGATCCGGTCTGAACACCCAGGCGGGCGTTGGCGGGAGCGCGCGGACCGTGGTGTCGGGAAACAGCGTCACCGGCAATTTTTCCCAGAGCTACATCCAGGTGAATGCTTCGGGCGCGAGCGGTGGTTCCGGTGCCGCCACGGCCGAGAGCGGCACAAGCCCCAGCGGTTATCGCGAGGAAAGCGACGCGGCGACCGCAGGCGGAGCTGGCGGCAACGCCTATGCAACCTTCACCGGCAACACGATTACCGGGTCTGCCGACGCCAACCAGTTGAGCATCCAAGTTGGAGCCTTCGCGCCCGGCGGCGGACAGGGCGGTTATGTCGGCAGCAACCTGCCCCGGATGCCGGACGGTCGGCCGGGCGAGGGCCGGGCGGAGATCACCGGCAACACTATCGACATGGGAGGCGGCGATGACGTGCTGACCTTCGAGATGGTGGCGCAGGGGAATGTGGACCTAGTGTTCTCGGGCAACACCCTGCGAGGCGGCGACGGGATCGATACTCTGAACTTCTCGGCCCGCCGGCATGATCTGGCCGGGGCCATCGTCGGCGGCGTCGCGCTGGACTTGGGCGCTAACACAGTCAGCGGCTTCGAGAATGTGGTGGGCTCGGTCTATGCTGACACCCTTCGCGGCGACGCCGCGACGAATGTCCTGGCTGGCGGCGACGGTGCCGACGCCCTGTTCGGACAGGCGGGCGACGATATCCTGAACGGGGGCCAGGGCGACGATACGCTGGATGGGGGAGCAGGCCTCGACCGCGTCGTATTCAGCCAGGACCGGGCCGCATATACGGTCACGATCTCGAGCGACGGGCGGACGGTGACGGTCGACGGTCCGGAGGGACGCGATGTCCTGACCCGGGTCGAACGTCTGCAATTTCGCGATCAGGTCGTTGAAGTTGCCATTCCGTCAGAGACCCTGACGGGCAGCGCGGGCAGCGACACCCTGGCCGGGGATGTAGGAGACGACGTTCTGATCGGCGGCGGCGGTGCCGACACCCTGACCGGCGGCGCAGGTGCAGACGTGTTCCGCTATCTGGCCGCCTCGGACTCGACCGCCGCCGCCTCCGACACCATCACCGACTTCGTCGCCGGCATCGACCGGATCGACCTGACGGCGCTGAACCCGAGCTCGGTGTCGATCGCGCGGCTGGCGGGTGGGGGGACGGTGGTGTTTGCCGAGACGGCGGGCGGGGCGTTCCAGACCTTTGTCGCAGGGGCCAGCCTGAACGGCGGGGACTTCGTCTTCAACGGCGGGTTCGGGGTGTTCGTGATCGGCTCCGAGGGTGCCGATGTGATCCAGGGCACGGCGGTGCCCGACCCCCTGGTCGGCAACGGTGGCGACGATGTGATCACCGGCGGGGCCGGAGCCGACGCCATCGCGGGCGGGGCCGGACGGGATGTGTTCCGGTATGTGTCGCGCGGGGATTCGAACCAGCAGACCGGGTTCGACAATCTGTACGACTTCACCTCGGGCGAGGACAGGCTCGACCTGACGCTGCTGAACGCCTCGTCGATCTCGATCCTGAGGACCGACAACGGATCCAGCTTCATCTATGCGGAGACGGCGGCCGGGGTGTTCCTGACCACCGCCGCGAACCGGACGGTGCAGGCGACCGACATCACCTATGGATCGGGGCCCAACGGCGTCGGGGGCTTCGGCATCTATCTGGTCGGGTCGGGCGTCGATGACGTTCTGGTCGGGACGTCGCTGGCCGATCCGATCGCGGGGGGTGCGGGCAACGACACCATCACCGGCGGCGGCGGGGCAGACGCCATGTTCGGCGACGGGGGCGCGGATACCTTCGTCTATCTGAGCGCCTCGGACTCGACGGCGGCGGCCTCTGACGGGATCTTCGGGTTCGTGTCGGGGACGGACAGGCTGGACCTGAGGGCGGTGCGGACGGGGGCGGCGGATACGTTCGGGATCGCTTATCTGTCGGGCGGTTCGTATCTGTTCGTCGATCTGGGCGGGAACGGGACCAGCGACCTGGTGATCGGGCTGGCCGGGACGACTCTGATCGCCTCCGACATCCTGTGGAACACGGGCGCGATCGGCGAGGAGCCGGGGGTCAAGGCGGCGGGGCCAGAGGTGCTGCCCGTTGGGGATGACGGCGAACTGTTCGACGGCGAGATGTCGCTGGACCCGTCGCCGATGACAAGGGGGTGGATGCTCGATCTGGAGGGGGCCCGGATTTCTCACAGATACGACTGGTGTCTCTGA
- a CDS encoding DUF5985 family protein, whose product MSGSEALTGAIIMGYTVASLFFLKFWRRTGDSLFFAFAIAFLLLAATPLLTLVFSVPREEQSPFHVIRASAFIIIILAIVMKSRR is encoded by the coding sequence ATGAGCGGGTCCGAAGCGCTCACCGGTGCAATCATCATGGGATACACGGTCGCCAGCCTGTTCTTTTTGAAGTTCTGGCGACGTACAGGGGACAGTCTGTTTTTTGCTTTCGCCATCGCCTTCCTGCTGCTCGCTGCCACCCCGTTGCTCACTCTCGTTTTCTCGGTTCCCCGCGAAGAGCAGAGCCCATTCCATGTGATCCGCGCTAGCGCCTTCATAATCATCATTCTCGCAATCGTCATGAAGTCTCGACGCTAG
- a CDS encoding DUF5985 family protein, producing the protein MSVFAPGVIYSLCLAASSACAVLLIRSYLRSRQPLLLWSAGCFCLLALNNTAVVLDMIVLPDLDLTLARQLTALSAVGVLIYGFVWEVDR; encoded by the coding sequence GTGAGCGTATTCGCCCCAGGAGTCATTTATTCCCTGTGCCTTGCTGCCAGCTCCGCATGCGCCGTCCTTTTGATCCGATCTTACCTTCGATCGCGTCAGCCTTTGCTGTTGTGGAGCGCGGGTTGCTTCTGCCTTCTTGCGCTCAACAACACCGCCGTCGTCCTGGACATGATCGTGCTTCCCGACCTGGATCTTACCCTTGCACGCCAGTTGACGGCGCTAAGCGCGGTTGGAGTTCTTATTTATGGCTTTGTTTGGGAAGTTGATCGATGA